AAAGAAATTCTCAACGCGAACCAACGAGATCGAATCTCTCGCGGAGGAACAGGGAATCACCGACGCCGACGAGAAAGCAGAACTCGGCGCCAAGACCCGCAACTCCAAAGCCAACCATGAATCCTTCGCCAGTCTGCAGCAGGGCTGGAGAGACCGGCTGACACCCGAAGAAGCCGAAATCTTCGAAACGCTCACCAATCCCACCGGCAGCGGCAGCGGCACCGTCAACGGTCCCCGCAATCTTCAGGAAGCGGTCAGGCACGCCATTGACCACTGCTTCGAACGTGAATCGGTCGTTCCCGAACGCCATGTCCTGGCCGAAGCCATGCGCTTCGGCGTGGGCACCGTCAATGTGCATAATGTCGCCGCAGAAGCGGCGCGGCAGGGACTGATCACCCGCGAACTCGATGGCCGCCGCATGGCCACCACGCCGGAAGTCCTGGCCGATGAAGCTGCTGTGCTCAAGTTCGCCCGCGACGGCCGCCACGCCGCGTCACCATTAAACGCTGACTGGCAGCCAAAGGAAAACTGGCTCAGCACAGAACAGCTCGATGCCATCAAACAACTCACCAGCAGCGACGACCGCCTGCAAATGCTGCTCGGCGGCGCCGGCACCGGTAAGACGACGCTCATGCAGCAGGCAGTCGCCGCCATCGAGGACGGTGGCACCAAAATCTTCACCTTCGCGCCGTCCGCTCAGGCCAGCCGCAAAGTGCTACGTGAAGAGGGCTTCGAATCAGCCACCACCGTTGCCGAACTCCTCATCAACGAAAAGCTGCAGGCCGAGACCAAAGGACAGGTCATCTGGATCGACGAAGCGTCACTGCTCGGCAGCCGTCAATTGAAGCAGGTCGTCGATCTGGCTGACCGCAATGACGCGAGAATCATTCTGTCCGGCGACTGGAAACGGCAGCACGGCAGCGTCGAACGCGGCGGCGTCCTCGGCCTCATAGATCGCTATACCGGCCTGTCTCCCATCCAGATCAACACCATTCGCCGCCAGCAGGGGCGTTACAAAGAAGCCATCCAGACGATGGCGGGCGGCCAGTTACTGAACGGCTTCGATCAGCTCGACAAGGATCTCGGCTGGGTGCATGAAATCGACGATGCCAGCCGCGATAACCAGATTGCCACGGACTATGCCAATGCGGTGGAGAAAAACCAGTCCGCCATGGTGCTGTCACCGACGCATCGCGAGGCAGATCACCTGACACAGGCCATTCGCCAGGAACTGAAACAACGCGGCAGGATCAAAGGCGACGAGCACGACGTCTATACCTTGAGGCCGTTGCATCTAACAGTGGGCGAACGCGGTGACCAGGCCTTCCTGCAGGACGGCGACGTCATCATCTTTCACCAAAACGCCAAAGGACACCGCAAGGGCGAACGCATCACGATCCACGGCACGGTTTCAGGCGATGTCACTGCTCAGGCCGATCGCTACTCAGTCTACCGCCCCGGCAAGCTCCGCCTCGCAGCAGGAGATCACATCCGCCTGACGTCGGGCGGCAAAACAAAGGACGGTCAACACCGCCTCAACAACGGAGCCATCTTCGAGGTGGCCGAAGTCACCGATTCCGGAGACCTCAAACTTAGCAACGGCTGGACCATCGATCGACAGTTCGGCCATCTGGCCCACGGCTTCGTCAGCACCAGCCACGCCAGTCAGGGCCGTACGGTCGATCACGTCTTCATTTCAGAATCCACCGAATCGCTCCCCGCCGCCAGCCGCGAACAAATGTATGTCAGCGCCTCCCGCGGGCGAAAGTCCTGCCACATCTACACCAATTCCAAAACGGAACTGCGAGCGGCCATTCAGGAAACCTCCGTCGGCCAAACCGCCACCGAGATCTTCTGGCCCGCAGACGAGTTGCAACAGCAACGCCGTCACCAGCAGCAACAGAAACATGTCATAGGCGATCTGAAAGAACGCGAACGCGCGAAGGAACTGGTCCATGAGCGATAGACCTGACACCATTGCAGACCTGCTGAAACCCCGACCTGAACTCACGCAGTTTAGTCACACAAGCAGCAAGCCCGCCGAATCTCCGCCACCTGCCGACGACGACTACGTCGCCTTCGGGCACGGCCGAGTCGGTCTCCGCCCGCGCATGATGCTCACCTTCCGCAAATGCAGCGGCGAAGTCGAAGTGCTTCCGTACTCAATGCTGATGCGTATCTGCAGCGACGACACCGACAAAGGCTTCACCCTCCACTTCGGCTCTCAAACCGTCATCGTCGAAGGCCAAGGCCTCACCCAGCTGTTCCGCTACCTCTGCGAACACCGAGCCGTGGAGATCGTCGAGAGCGACAGAACTGCCGCTTTGGATGGCGAAGCGAAGTCGGTCGTGACCGCAATCAGGACCGAAAGCAATTGCCGCAAATAAAGCTGCAACATTTCGACCCGCCACAGCGTGTCGTGGATGAGGAGCAGCAACTGTGCTGTCACCCTTCACTCTTACCAACCAAAAAGGAAGGAAGCGATCAATGGGCAACGCCATGAAACACATCACCTGCAGCCTGATCGGGACCTTGCTGGCCGTCGGCATCGCCGGCATGGTCGCCGCGGACTGGGTCGACTACAAGATCAACGAGGTCTCAGTAATGATCGACCAAAAAATCGCCGATGTCGCCAACGCCCCGGCCCGAGCTGCCGCAAATACATGGGAGGCCGTGAAAGAGGCTGCCTCCGACATCTGGTAAGAGATCAAGAAGCCAATTCTTTGGGCGTCGGTCGTGACCACAGTACGCAGCAGCACAACCATAGCATCGCCGCACTCACGTAAACTTCGCAGATTCACTTCGGCGAACAGCTCCACGCCGTGCAACCGCAGATCGAGACGGAGCCGTTAGAACGCAGTCAAGTTAGAGTTGTGAGAACGATCCGTGAAAACCAAGTGGGATCCGTCGTTTTTTAGTTCTTGCCTTCACGTTTGACATGGTTATAAAATGGTTATAAACTCTTCACCGATGGATCGTCCCAGCTTGCCAAAAACGGCAATTACCCGCTCTCCGGTCAATTGGCGAGGACAGTTTGATGACCGCAGCCCTTCCCCCTATTTACCCAGAAATTGTCGCTTGGCAAAAGGCTCGACTGCCAGACTGGTATCGAGCTACTGTGGTTGGCGACAACCAATCCAGAGACCTGATTGAGGAAGAGCTCGTTGGGCTTGCCACTCGGGTGGATGAACGAGTCAGGACGCTAACAGCGTCAATGACTCGAAGCAAAGGCCTATTCCCAGACGACTGGGATGACGACATCGAACCGGCACTTCAGGATATCAATAAGTGCCTTTGCAACATGCAATCGTTGCGTCCTCAAAATCAGAAGTGCCCGGTTCGAAGCCTGAGTGCATCTGCAATATCTCGCCTGCGTTCGAGTGGCGGCCTGCGACACTCTGCCTGGGCACGATGACCACTATTCACTACTTTCAAATTCTCCACGTCGCCTCCTGTCATCTGCTGCAATCGCGGTTGGCCCAATCGTCGTGGTTCTTCGTGTCTATTACCTTCCAAAACCCGTTGGAGTCGTTTAGATGTTCGGTAGAAATTCTGCACAGCTGGATAAATACGAAGTCAGTCAGCTCGTGGTTCAGTACGCCCGCTCGCGAATTGTCGAACGTACGCAGAAACATCGTGTCACTCAGGCTGAGATAGCGCACGAGCTCAATGTCAGCCAGGCGATGATCAACGGAGTCGTGCATGGGAAAAAGTTTTTTTCGGAGGAGCGATTGAGCGACTACGCACAGTCATTGCACATGGAGTATTGGGAGCTTCTTGCTGAAATTCTGAATGCGTCTGGCAACAGTGAATCCACAGTTGGTTTGGATGAGGTTCGGAGTGAGGATTCACCCAGTGCAACACTGCTTTATGACTACGAACGCTACTGCGATATGATCGATCGTCAGAGGAGACTGTCATTTGAAGTGGCCGAGAAGTCATTTGATGGCGCGCAGGCATTCTCCGAGGTCCTTCGATTTGTGGCAGATTACGTCACAAAAGCCGGTATTGGGGGAGTGAAAATCAGTTTGATCAGTGTTGGGGAGAACAGAGCATTCGCAGTCCGTCGCGCTATTGCCGCGCCAGACACCGCTGACTGTCAGCTGTTTCCCAATCTGCCGTCGTGGATTGCGGAAAGCGTACGTCAGAATAGTGAACCGGAAACAGAGTCACGGATTCTGGTGTTGACAATCCCAGCTCAGGTACGGGAGTATCGGGAATCGCAGTGGCTATACGGAGAAGACGCCAGCAAAGTCGTTGTCCAGCAGGTGTTTCAGGAAGACTCGTTTGATGGCCGTCAAGGCACGTCACACGCACTCTTGTTCTCATTCAACGAAGGTGAACTTTCTGAATTTCAGCACGATCGTTTGTACCAGATTCTCTTTCTGGCATCGCGTCTAGGAGAAAAAATTGCTTCTTATGGACTTCGCGACCGTCTGAGATGCGCTCACAGAGTTATTGCTGCTCAGGCAGTGAAGGAGAAAATCCTTGCGCCTGGCTGGACTGATGAGCTAACAAAAGAACCACGAGAGCATTTCGCTCACCGGTTCCTCGAGGAAATCTGTGAAACGGACTCTCTCGGGGCCGATATCGCAACGGCCGATATGTGGCTGTATCAGGTGCCGGAAAACCGATTTGTCAGTCCCAACGAATATTTTCGTTGTGTTAGCGAACGTCATCGTGATTGCGACATCAGAGATTCTCAGGGGCAGTTGCGCCAGCTGTACAGCCTGTATGAAGAATCGCACCACAATGGGAATCTGGTGCCTCGTGCCAATGGCCGGACGAGCTATATGGTTGCGAATGAGATTGCCACGTTCACCAATAGTGCCGACAACGATGGGACAGTCGTGCGATGGTCCAGTGC
This DNA window, taken from Fuerstiella marisgermanici, encodes the following:
- a CDS encoding helix-turn-helix domain-containing protein yields the protein MFGRNSAQLDKYEVSQLVVQYARSRIVERTQKHRVTQAEIAHELNVSQAMINGVVHGKKFFSEERLSDYAQSLHMEYWELLAEILNASGNSESTVGLDEVRSEDSPSATLLYDYERYCDMIDRQRRLSFEVAEKSFDGAQAFSEVLRFVADYVTKAGIGGVKISLISVGENRAFAVRRAIAAPDTADCQLFPNLPSWIAESVRQNSEPETESRILVLTIPAQVREYRESQWLYGEDASKVVVQQVFQEDSFDGRQGTSHALLFSFNEGELSEFQHDRLYQILFLASRLGEKIASYGLRDRLRCAHRVIAAQAVKEKILAPGWTDELTKEPREHFAHRFLEEICETDSLGADIATADMWLYQVPENRFVSPNEYFRCVSERHRDCDIRDSQGQLRQLYSLYEESHHNGNLVPRANGRTSYMVANEIATFTNSADNDGTVVRWSSAPDLELGAFIGIPFSFFPTGGEGVGHISVIYLRCIGDLEDEVAATVVKRVTRLMRQSAEYKTRFVPLFSLNRQFTVAPRRNDNWGKWYDVFQLPRKKNVARAI
- the mobF gene encoding MobF family relaxase produces the protein MLRIIQNRSAASAKSYYSRAEYYGEGQEKPGYWFGKTARMLGLEGRIEESDFQALCDNLDPRTGQQLTARHNTDRTVGYDFNWHVPKGVSLAYALGDERIEHVFERSVEETMREIEAEAKTRVRIGGKQENRTTGNLAWGQFVHTTARPNDEGQVDPHLHAHCFVFNVSWDQQEQKFKAGQFRDLKRDARFFEARMHVRLAKYLKDELGYSIHRNGRHWDIAGIPQATKKKFSTRTNEIESLAEEQGITDADEKAELGAKTRNSKANHESFASLQQGWRDRLTPEEAEIFETLTNPTGSGSGTVNGPRNLQEAVRHAIDHCFERESVVPERHVLAEAMRFGVGTVNVHNVAAEAARQGLITRELDGRRMATTPEVLADEAAVLKFARDGRHAASPLNADWQPKENWLSTEQLDAIKQLTSSDDRLQMLLGGAGTGKTTLMQQAVAAIEDGGTKIFTFAPSAQASRKVLREEGFESATTVAELLINEKLQAETKGQVIWIDEASLLGSRQLKQVVDLADRNDARIILSGDWKRQHGSVERGGVLGLIDRYTGLSPIQINTIRRQQGRYKEAIQTMAGGQLLNGFDQLDKDLGWVHEIDDASRDNQIATDYANAVEKNQSAMVLSPTHREADHLTQAIRQELKQRGRIKGDEHDVYTLRPLHLTVGERGDQAFLQDGDVIIFHQNAKGHRKGERITIHGTVSGDVTAQADRYSVYRPGKLRLAAGDHIRLTSGGKTKDGQHRLNNGAIFEVAEVTDSGDLKLSNGWTIDRQFGHLAHGFVSTSHASQGRTVDHVFISESTESLPAASREQMYVSASRGRKSCHIYTNSKTELRAAIQETSVGQTATEIFWPADELQQQRRHQQQQKHVIGDLKERERAKELVHER